The Coffea arabica cultivar ET-39 chromosome 9e, Coffea Arabica ET-39 HiFi, whole genome shotgun sequence genome has a window encoding:
- the LOC113709551 gene encoding pentatricopeptide repeat-containing protein At4g21300-like — translation MHRTLPCSITKKFRALKTVQKLCTTSHCIHTNTEKAEDALASKLAQVLKSCNPSCPGHSNPSIIQKGQQIHAQITVNGLNSLGLLGTRVLGIYILCGKFFDAKNLFFQLELYYASPWNWMIRGFTLVGWFDFALMFYYKMLGFGTCPDKYTFPYVIKACCGLQSLRLGRLIHGSIRDLGFELDVFVGSALIKLYAENGCIDEARRLFDKMPEKDSVLWNVMLNAYAQDRNLVDDVIGLYREMRMTETKPNSISYACILSVCGSEQMVYFGAQVHGNVVRCGLEMESSVANTLIAMYAKCQCLSDARKLFDLITQADFVTWNAMIGGYVQSGHMPEALDLFCQMLSVGARPDSTTFTSILSLFSDFQSLNQAKEIHGYILRNNVNMDVFLKNALIDIYFKCRAVKMASKIFNSCPAVDIVICTAMISGFVLNGMDFKALEMVRWVLDKKMRPNAVTLASLLPACAGLAALKLGRELHGSILRNGFEDRCFVGSSISDMYAKCGRLDLARLAFFRISKKDTVSWNSMITSCCQNAKPEEAIDLFYQMCLEGAKHDSVSLSAALCACANLQALCYGKVIHGFMIRGAFSSDLFAESALIDMYAKCGHLELASTVFDMMECKNEVSWNSIIAAYGNHGHLEDALALLNEMREDGFQPDHVTFLAIISACSHTGQVEEGKQLFEFMTQELGITARMEHYACLIDLFGRAGRLEEAHQVVRTMPFTADAGIWGTLLGACRIHGNVELAELASNHLFDLDPQNSGYYMLLSHVHADTGKWEGVNKVRNMMKERGVQKVPGYSWLEVNQSVHMFVAADTDHPQSSEIYLLLRHLLRELHKEGYVPQYYHPMHRSKFTNSCHSSPTKAVQF, via the coding sequence ATGCATCGAACACTTCCATGTTCAATCACGAAAAAATTCAGGGCCTTAAAAACTGTCCAAAAACTATGCACCACAAGCCATTGCATTCACACAAACACAGAGAAAGCAGAAGACGCTTTAGCTTCTAAACTTGCACAAGTATTAAAATCTTGCAATCCCTCTTGCCCTGGCCACTCTAATCCTTCCATTATCCAAAAGGGTCAGCAAATCCATGCCCAAATCACTGTCAATGGACTTAATAGCTTGGGTTTATTGGGAACAAGGGTTTTGGGAATTTACATACTTTGTGGGAAGTTTTTTGATGCCAAGAACTTATTTTTTCAGCTTGAGTTGTACTATGCCTCCCCTTGGAATTGGATGATTAGGGGATTTACTTTGGTGGGTTGGTTTGATTTTGCATTAATGTTTTACTATAAGATGTTGGGTTTTGGTACTTGTCCTGATAAGTACACTTTTCCTTATGTAATCAAGGCTTGTTGTGGTTTGCAATCATTGAGATTAGGTAGATTAATACATGGGTCGATTAGAGATTTGGGTTTTGAGTTGGATGTGTTTGTGGGTAGTGCTTTGATTAAATTGTATGCGGAGAATGGTTGTATAGATGAAGCGCGACgtctgtttgataaaatgcctgAAAAGGATAGTGTTTTGTGGAATGTAATGCTTAATGCTTATGCGCAAGACAGGAACTTGGTGGATGATGTGATTGGGTTGTATAGAGAAATGAGGATGACTGAAACTAAGCCTAATTCAATTAGTTATGCTTGTATTCTTTCAGTTTGTGGTTCGGAACAGATGGTTTATTTTGGTGCTCAAGTGCATGGTAATGTTGTCAGATGTGGGTTGGAGATGGAATCTTCGGTTGCTAACACTTTGATTGCTATGTATGCAAAATGCCAATGCTTGTCTGATGCGCGAAAGTTATTTGATTTGATAACGCAGGCTGATTTTGTAACTTGGAATGCAATGATTGGGGGCTACGTCCAAAGTGGGCATATGCCTGAAGCTTTAGATTTGTTTTGCCAAATGTTATCTGTGGGTGCTAGACCAGACTCAACCACATTTACAAGTATACTTTCATTGTTTTCTGACTTTCAGTCCCTGAATCAAGCCAAGGAAATTCATGGTTACATATTAAGAAACAATGTCAATATGGATGTGTTCTTGAAGAATGCACTTATTGATATTTACTTTAAGTGCAGGGCTGTGAAGATGGCATCTAAAATCTTCAACTCTTGCCCTGCTGTAGATATCGTCATTTGCACTGCTATGATTTCGGGGTTTGTGCTCAATGGAATGGATTTTAAAGCCTTGGAAATGGTTAGATGGGTGCTGGATAAGAAAATGAGGCCCAATGCAGTAACTCTAGCAAGTCTCTTACCAGCTTGTGCTGGTTTGGCTGCTCTGAAATTGGGTAGGGAGTTGCATGGTAGTATTCTCAGAAATGGGTTTGAAGACAGGTGTTTTGTAGGAAGTTCAATTTCAGATATGTATGCAAAATGTGGAAGGTTGGACCTAGCACGTCTAGCTTTCTTCAGAATTTCCAAAAAAGACACTGTTTCTTGGAACTCGATGATTACTAGCTGTTGCCAGAATGCAAAGCCAGAGGAAGCAATTGATCTTTTCTATCAGATGTGTTTAGAAGGAGCCAAGCATGACTCTGTTAGCTTATCTGCAGCTCTTTGTGCATGTGCTAACTTACAAGCACTGTGTTATGGCAAAGTAATACATGGATTCATGATTCGAGGAGCATTTAGCTCAGATCTTTTTGCTGAGAGCGCTTTGATAGACATGTATGCTAAATGTGGACACTTGGAATTAGCAAGTACTGTTTTTGACATGATGGAGTGCAAGAATGAAGTTTCTTGGAATAGCATAATTGCTGCTTATGGGAACCATGGACACCTTGAGGATGCTTTGGCTTTACTGAATGAAATGAGGGAGGATGGATTCCAGCCTGACCATGTCACTTTCCTCGCCATAATATCTGCTTGTAGCCATACTGGCCAAGTTGAGGAGGGCAAGCAACTTTTTGAATTCATGACCCAAGAATTGGGAATTACAGCTCGAATGGAACACTATGCATGCTTAATAGATTTGTTTGGCCGAGCAGGTCGCCTTGAAGAAGCACATCAAGTGGTTAGGACCATGCCATTTACTGCAGATGCGGGCATTTGGGGCACGCTACTCGGAGCCTGCCGTATCCATGGCAACGTTGAACTAGCTGAGTTGGCTTCAAATCATCTTTTTGACTTGGACCCGCAAAATTCTGGATACTATATGCTCCTATCACATGTGCATGCTGACACTGGAAAGTGGGAAGGTGTTAACAAAGTAAGAAATATGATGAAGGAAAGAGGAGTGCAGAAAGTTCCTGGTTACAGCTGGCTTGAGGTGAATCAGAGCGTCCATATGTTTGTTGCTGCAGACACAGATCATCCTCAGTCATCTGAGATCTATCTGCTATTGAGACATCTTCTTCGGGAGCTGCACAAAGAGGGATATGTTCCTCAGTATTACCATCCAATGCACCGTAGCAAATTCACAAACTCATGCCACTCATCACCTACAAAAGCtgttcaattttga